From one Haloferax marinisediminis genomic stretch:
- a CDS encoding 30S ribosomal protein S14, producing MSDSETEQTGEHATRRTGQENECRRCGRKQGLVGKYDINLCRQCFREIAREMGFKKYR from the coding sequence ATGAGCGATAGCGAAACAGAACAGACGGGCGAGCACGCGACCCGCCGCACCGGCCAGGAGAACGAGTGCCGGCGCTGCGGGCGAAAGCAGGGACTTGTCGGCAAGTACGACATCAACCTGTGCCGCCAGTGCTTCCGAGAGATTGCCCGCGAGATGGGATTCAAGAAGTACCGATAA
- a CDS encoding 50S ribosomal protein L5 yields MSEAEFHAMRDPRIEKVVVHMGVGEGGRELAKAEDILEEITGQESVRTVSGRASQDFGVRRGEPVGAKVTLRGDAAVEFLETALPIADLSFSSFDETGNFGFGVAEHTEFPSQEYDPQIGIYGLDVTVNLVRPGYRVKKRDKRSRQIPSSHRMTVEDAVAFIESTFDVEVEE; encoded by the coding sequence AGCGAAGCTGAATTCCACGCGATGCGCGACCCGCGTATCGAGAAAGTCGTCGTCCACATGGGCGTCGGCGAAGGTGGTCGCGAACTCGCGAAAGCCGAAGACATCCTCGAAGAGATCACGGGACAGGAGTCCGTTCGTACGGTCTCCGGCCGTGCTTCGCAGGACTTCGGTGTCCGTCGGGGCGAACCCGTCGGCGCGAAGGTTACGCTCCGCGGCGACGCCGCCGTCGAGTTCCTCGAGACCGCACTCCCAATCGCGGACCTCTCGTTCTCGTCGTTCGACGAGACGGGTAACTTCGGTTTCGGTGTCGCAGAGCACACCGAGTTCCCGAGTCAGGAGTACGACCCGCAGATCGGTATCTACGGCCTGGACGTGACGGTCAACCTCGTCCGCCCCGGATACCGTGTGAAAAAGCGCGACAAGCGCTCTCGACAGATTCCGTCATCCCACCGGATGACCGTCGAGGACGCCGTCGCGTTCATCGAATCCACGTTCGACGTGGAGGTTGAAGAATGA